Proteins encoded by one window of Ascochyta rabiei chromosome 1, complete sequence:
- a CDS encoding Catalase, with translation MVKSGLIAAFAAYAHVTQAACPFMDNDARDVPASHPQVKRADGSYDVPSNTNEFMSRFEVNDTGVYMTSNSGTPIEDQESLSAGERGPTLLEDFIFREKIMHFDHERVPERAVHARGAGAHGVFTSYGDWSNITGASFLSTPDKETPVFIRFSTVAGSRGSADTVRDVHGFAVRFYTDEGNFDVVGNNIPVFFIQDAIKFPDLIHAVKPRPDNEIPQAATAHDSAWDFFSQQPSSLHTLFWAMSGHGTIRSFRHTDGWGVHTFRFVTDEGKTKLVKFRFRTLQGKASLLWEEAQVTAGMNADFNRQDLFDSIENGLFPEWVFEAQIMEEDDQLRWGFDLLDPTKIVPEDIVPFTPLGKLTLNRNPRNYFAETEQIMYQVGHVVRGIDFTEDPLLQGRLFSYLDTQLNRHNGPNFEQLPINQPRVPVHNNQRDGAGQMYIPLNTAAYSPNTLNAGSPKQATQKEGRGFFTAPNRSTGGRLVRAVSSTFADVWSQPRLFFNSLLPVEQQFVVNAIRFETAQLKSDVVKKNVLIQLNRVSHDVAVRVAEAIGMTAPDADDTYYHDNTTTGVSVSEAPLLKIDGLKVGFLTSNSASSDTASSLKTALKEVNVGFTVVAEHLGEGIDQTYSATSAVQFDAIVVDGSASTLFAAPGNLANTNSTASNTTSSWRSTLFPAGRPLQIVQEGYKWGKPVGVVGTGSEVFSAAGVEAGTPGVYAFGTNGTASIVDQLSEGLKTFKFLDRYPLDN, from the exons ATGGTCAAGTCAGGACTCATTGCAGCTTTTGCTGCTTACGCACACGTTACTCAAGCTGCATGTCCTTTTATGGACAACGATGCTCGTGATGTGCCTGCCAGTCATCCTCAGGTCAAACGGGCAGATGGCTCCTACGACGTCCCATCAAACACCAATGAATTCATGTCACGGTTCGAAGTCAACGATACCGGTGTTTACATGACTTCCAACTCCGGAACACCCATCGAAGATCAAGAGAGCCTCAGCGCTGGTGAAAGGGGACCCACACTCTTGGAAGACTTCATCTTCCGGGAAAAAATCATGCACTTCG ACCACGAGAGAGTCCCAGAGCGCGCTGTCCACGCACGAGGAGCTGGCGCTCATGGTGTCTTCACGTCCTATGGTGATTGGTCGAATATTACAGGCGCCTCATTTCTGAGCACACCAGACAAAGAGACTCCTGTTTTCATTCGATTCTCGACTGTTGCTGGTAGCCGTGGCTCTGCCGATACAGTGCGTGATGTACACGGTTTCGCTGTTCGATTCTATACCGACGAGGGTAACTTTG ATGTTGTGGGCAATAACATCCCTGTATTCTTTATACAAGATGCGATTAAGTTCCCAGACCTGATTCACGCAGTGAAGCCTAGGCCAGACAACGAGATCCCGCAAGCAGCAACCGCCCACGATAGTGCTTGGGACTTCTTCAGTCAACAGCCTTCTTCCCTGCACACTCTCTTCTGGGCCATGAGCGGTCACGGTACAATCCGGTCGTTCAGACACACCGATGGCTGGGGAGTGCACACCTTCCGCTTCGTTACTGATGAGGGCAAGACAAAGCTTGTCAAGTTTCGATTCAGGACTTTGCAGGGTAAAGCGTCTCTCCTGTGGGAGGAAGCTCAGGTCACTGCAGGCATGAATGCCGACTTCAACCGACAGGATCTGTTCGATAGCATCGAGAACGGCTTGTTCCCTGAGTGGGTCTTTGAGGCTCAGATCATGGAGGAAGATGACCAGTTGCGATGGGGTTTCGACCTTCTTGACCCCACCAAGATCGTTCCTGAGGATATCGTTCCTTTCACACCTCTTGGCAAGCTAACGCTAAACCGCAATCCTCGCAACTACTTTGCCGAGACCGAGCAAATCATGTACCAGGTCGGCCATGTTGTTCGTGGTATCGATTTTACCGAGGACCCACTGCTGCAAGGTCGACTGTTCTCCTACCTCGATACCCAGCTGAACCGCCACAATGGTCCCAACTTTGAGCAGCTGCCCATCAACCAGCCTCGCGTCCCTGTTCACAACAACCAGCGTGATGGGGCTGGTCAGATGTATATCCCACTGAACACCGCAGCGTACAGCCCTAACACTCTCAATGCTGGATCGCCCAAGCAAGCGACACAGAAGGAGGGCCGCGGTTTCTTCACCGCTCCTAATCGCTCTACTGGAGGACGTCTTGTACGCGCTGTCTCGTCTACGTTCGCGGATGTTTGGTCGCAGCCGAGATTGTTCTTCAACTCTCTACTTCCCGTTGAGCAGCAATTCGTTGTCAACGCTATCCGCTTCGAGACTGCGCAACTCAAGAGCGATGTCGTCAAGAAAAATGTTCTGATCCAGCTCAACCGTGTCAGTCATGACGTCGCAGTCCGTGTCGCTGAGGCTATCGGTATGACCGCACCTGACGCCGATGACACCTACTACCACGACAACACCACGACTGGTGTCAGTGTCTCCGAAGCGCCCCTGCTCAAGATTGACGGCCTCAAAGTGGGCTTCTTGACTTCCAACTCAGCTAGCAGCGACACCGCTTCGAGCCTCAAGACAGCCCTCAAGGAGGTCAACGTTGGCTTCACCGTCGTTGCTGAGCATCTCGGCGAAGGCATTGATCAGACTTACTCCGCAACTTCTGCTGTTCAGTTCGATGCTATTGTCGTGGATGGTAGCGCCAGCACTCTCTTTGCGGCTCCTGGTAATCTCGCCAACACCAACTCGACTGCCTCGAACACGACTTCGAGCTGGCGCTCAACTCTGTTCCCTGCTGGTCGACCCCTACAGATTGTGCAGGAAGGCTACAAGTGGGGCAAGCCTGTTGGCGTAGTTGGCACTGGTAGCGAGGTGTTTTCCGCTGCCGGTGTTGAGGCCGGTACACCTGGTGTGTATGCGTTCGGCACAAACGGCACGGCATCGATTGTGGACCAGTTGTCCGAGGGTCTGAAGACCTTTAAGTTCCTGGACCGATACCCTCTGGATAACTGA